The Helicoverpa armigera isolate CAAS_96S chromosome 25, ASM3070526v1, whole genome shotgun sequence genome has a window encoding:
- the LOC126055057 gene encoding uncharacterized protein LOC126055057, translating to MSGPTSADHLFPSEDEYEEQQTRVKHVKDSSSASSSSRSGDAAKRSASKSSHPDSKKKKLKTMSPTVHPISPVMKPQRSDMKTTSHDLFGSDSDDDREEIAASNLKAPRVSSSRKIEKESGIDINEPNNELIEKDIDIHNPSNELIEKEIDIHDPNNELIICKKCQIELPKTELKYHLRTNVHKSNSLVQSHFNNIFVIASAFKNRIITYRLNPAQGVEYCTPEAFLCENTNDVLKLIHMSLLKNTCVKINFELFAHFVLPKTSEQQLKSFNTKYKVICNNTILSDFYSNAIELLKCKMSEFEHKESGWSFKSVSHLEINVNKYCPMRGGTYLELPKT from the exons at gtcgGGACCAACTTCTGCTGATCACCTCTTTCCCTCCGAAGACGAATATGAGGAACAACAGACACGGGTGAAACACGTGAAGGATTCGTCATCAGCGTCTTCATCTTCACGCTCCGGCGATGCTGCTAAGAGAAGCGCCAGCAAATCATCGCATCCGGACAGTAAGAAGAAGAAGCTCAAGACGATGTCGCCTACTGTTCATCCCATCAGTCCTGTTATGAAGCCCCAGAGAAGCGATATGAAGACCACGAGCCATGACTTATTTGGTAGTGACAGCGACGATGATCGTGAAGAGATAGCAGCAAGTAATTTAAagg cacCTCGAGTATCTTCCTCGCGGAAGATTGAAAAAGAATCCGGAATTGATATCAATGAAcctaataatgaattaatagaaaaagaTATTGATATCCATAATCCTAGTAAtgaattaatagaaaaagaaattgatatCCATGATCCTAACAATGAattaataatatgcaaaaaatgtCAGATTGAATTACCGAAAACTGAATTGAAATATCATTTAAGAACTAATGTACATAAGTCAAATAGTTTAGTTCAAAGCCATTTTAACAATATCTTTGTAATTGCAAGTGCTTTCAAAAACAGAATCATAACATATCGTTTAAACCCTGCACAAGGTGTTGAATACTGTACACCCGAAGCATTCTTGTGTGAGAATACGAACGATGTCCTGAAACTTATACATATGTCTTTATTGAAGAATACTTGTGTCAAGATTAACTTCGAGTTGTTTGCCCACTTTGTGTTACCAAAAACAAGTGAGCAACAACTTAAGTCGTTTAATAcgaaatataaagttatttgtaataacACGATTTTAAGTGACTTCTATTCGAATGCTATTGAacttttaaaatgcaaaatgtcAGAATTCGAACACAAAGAATCTGGATGGTCTTTTAAATCAGTGAGCCATCTTGAAatcaatgttaataaatattgtccTATGAGAGGTGGTACTTACCTTGAATtaccaaaaacttaa